The Bacillus sp. BGMRC 2118 DNA segment AAAGAAAGAAAAAATAAGCGGTGGAATCCGTAATCTTTTGATAGATTAATGGTTTTCCAGCAGTTCATGCGATATTCACCCCAAAGCCTATAAGTTATAATTCACTTAGTAACTTTACTTTGTTTAGTAATAAAGGTCAATACTTAAAATGTCGGTTTTAAATATTCTTTTTTTCAGTGAATTTCAAATTTCAAATTGAAAGGGGAGGACAGTGTGGAATCAATTGAGAAACGATTAGAAAGGCTTGAGTATTATCAAAAGCTAATGATGGATTTTGTTGAACATGACAAGTGGCCATTCCACCAACTAATTATGGTCAGACAGTTGACGGAACATGAGGTGAATGAGCTCTTTCAGTTATGTGAATCGTTAACAAGTGAGTATAAACAACAAAAAGCGGAAGGCTTTATTAGCTTTACTCCGCTTTTGCATACATTTAAGCAATATTTAAATCCTAAATTATCAAGCTTGGAAGTGATTACGGCGATGGAACAAGAGAAGCTGTTTCTTCCATTAATGCATGTACTGAAAAATGCTATCATGGAAGAACCAAAAAGAAGGTAGTTATTCTACACGTTTGTATAGTTTGCCATCTACTTCGATAAACTC contains these protein-coding regions:
- a CDS encoding DUF1878 family protein yields the protein MSNFKLKGEDSVESIEKRLERLEYYQKLMMDFVEHDKWPFHQLIMVRQLTEHEVNELFQLCESLTSEYKQQKAEGFISFTPLLHTFKQYLNPKLSSLEVITAMEQEKLFLPLMHVLKNAIMEEPKRR